One Anatilimnocola floriformis genomic window, ACGAATTCGGAGTCGTCGGCGGGGGCAGCCAGCTCACCGCCGGCTGCGGCTTCGATGGCGGCATCAATGCGCTGATGGAGCGAATCCTGCGCGGCAACGATCGCCGAACAGCAAATGACCAAACCAATAGCCAGCGAACGGCAACAAACCAGGACGGGCATGGGAGGGACCTCGGCCAGGCAATCAAGGCGGGATTTTTGGCGGGCTCGCATCAACTGCGACAGATGCCAGTCTAATGAATCTCGTCGGCTGGGGGAAAGAAGAATCTGGTGAAAAAGGTGGGGAACGGGCTAGGAGCTGAGAACTAGGGGCTGGGGAGGCAGAAAAAGCAAAAAATCTCTGAAAGGTCCATCCCCGGCAGTACATTACATGTAAGCGTCTTTCCTTCTGGATTCTGACTTCTCACTTCCGCCTTTCCCCGATGGCCGCGACCACTTCACATCCGACCGCCGCAGCGCTGCTCGCCTATGGGCAGGGGCGGCTTTCGCCGGGGGAGATGTCGGCCATCGAAACGCATCTGGCCGGGTGCGACAGCTGCTGCGAACTGCTGGCCGCGACGCCCGACGACACGCTGATGATTCGGGCTCGCGAAGCGGCGACCAGCGGCTTTCGGGCTCATCAAAAAACGGTTCCCAGCCAACCGGCCAGCCCGCGCGAGATTCCGCAAGCCTTGAAGGATCATCCTCGCTATCGCGTGCTTGGTTTGATCGGCGCCGGCGGCATGGGGGCGGTTTATAAAGCCGAGCATCGGAAGATGGAACGGCTGGTCGCGCTGAAGGTCATCAACCCGGCGTTCGTTTCCAGTCCAGCCGCTCTCGAGCGCTTCGAGCGCGAAGTGAAGACCGCGGCCAAGCTCTCGCATCCGAACATCGTCGCCGCCCACGATGCCGACGCGGCCGGTGATCTCCACTTTTTGGTGATGGAGTTCGTCGAAGGAATGAGCCTTGATCGGTTCGTTGCCTCCAAGGGGCCGTTGCCGCCGAATGTCGCGGCGAACTTGATTTGTCAGGCCGCCAACGGACTGCAGCACGCGCATGAAAAAGGAATGATCCATCGCGACATCAAGCCGCAGAACTTGATGCGGACGCGCGATGGCAGCTTGAAGATTCTCGACTTCGGCCTCGCGCGACTTGCCAGCCAGGCTTTGCAAAGTTCGCCAGGCGTGATCGAAGAACTACCGGAGCGCCCCGCCGATGCCACGCGCGCGGGTTCGCTCCTCGGCACGCCCGATTACATCGCGCCGGAGCAAGCCACCGACGCACACCTGGCCGACATTCGTGCCGATATCTATAGCCTTGGCTGCACGCTTTATTTTTTGCTCACGGCCGAACCGCCGTTCATCGGCGGCACGATGCTCGACAAGCTGCACGCCCACAAAACGTGCGAGCCCACGCCGATTCGGCTCCGCCGGCCTGAAATTCCCGAAGAACTGATCGCCGTGCTCGAGCGGATGATGGCCAAGGATCCCGCCGATCGTTTTGCTCGCCCTGCTGATTTGGCGAAGGCATTGAAACCGATCGCGAATGCCCGGCCTGCAGCGACTGCGCCGCAAAACAGTGAAGTCAAAGTTGCCGTCGCGCCGTCGCCGACCGTTGCTGACGCGACAACCGCTCCTGCCGCCGAAGAGTTTTCGCTCGACCTCGTTACAACTCCGTCACTGTCGCCCAGCAAGACATTGCCTGCACCGAAAAAGAAAACCGAAGACGTTTCTCCTTGGCTGTGGGTCGGCGCTGCCGGCACGGCAGTGTTGATGATCGCCACATGTGCCTGGCTTCTCCTTGGCAATAACGGCAAGCAGCCGATTGCCAAGCAAAACGAAGTACCGAAACAGGAAGAGCAACAGCAGACGAAGAACGAAACTACACCGCCGAAGGTGACGAAGAAAAACCAGAGCAGCACAAAACAGTCGCAGGGAAACAATCAGAAGAATGTCGTGCCGACGCCGACGAGTCCGAAAAGAGTGCTGATGCTCCTGCCGCAGAACGAACTCTACTATCCCGACTACATCAACACGCGCAACAACCTGCCGCGTTCCATCCAACTCGTGACAGCCGCTGAGAAGAAAGAACCCGTCGGCTTTCTACGATTTCCGGGCGATGCCACGCCCGATCCCATCACGCCTGATCTGGCCCTGTCCGATGGGGTGAAGGCCGCCGACTACGCCACGATCATCTTCGTCGGCGGCAAAGCTCCCGAGCTCTGCACCGGTTCGGCTGGCCGCCAGGTGCGTCGGCTGCTCACTGAATTTCAGCAACAGAAAAAACCGATCACCGCGATCTGCGCCGGCCAGCATGTGCCCGCGTTCCATGGTTACTTCGGCGCCGACCGCCGCGTGGCTGGCGGCCCGCACGTCAACGACCATCCCGACTTTGCCCGCACGCAAGCCACTCGCAAAGGCATGGGTGTCGAAGCCGAAGACAACATTCGCGACCGCAGTCGGCTGATCACCGCCGCCACAGCGTTCGACGGCAAAGACTTCGCCTGGAAAATCGCCGAAGCCATCAACGCGCCGTATCCGTAGCCCGTCTTCAGGAAGCCCGAGCCGTAAGGCGAAGGTTTGAGCGCGAAGACGCCAGGTCAACTAACGTGCGGCAGCACCAAAAAGCGGCGGGGCGTATGCGCCTCCAAACTCATCGCGCCAACACTGCTGCGAGTTCACCCAGCATCATGCAGGTGGCTCCCCAGATGGCGCGATTGGCGATTTGGAAGTGCGGCGCTGTGAAGGCCAGGCCGTGGCGGTCGATGTGAGTCGTGCCGCGGGCGGCGGGATCGAAAAGACTAGTGAGAGGGACTTCGACGACCTCGGCAACTTCGCCGGGGTTGGGTTGCCAGGTGGGGGGATCGAAGCACAGGGCGAGGTGCGGGCGAACGAGGACGTTGCTGACCCAGACATAGATCGGCGAGAGCTCGCCGACGACGCGCACTCGATGAGACACTTCGCGCGGAGCGAGTTCTTCGGCGTATTCGCGCAGCGCGGTTTGCTGACTTGATTCGCCGGCTTCGACCATACCGCCGGGAAGGCCGACTTGTCCCGCGTGCGATTTCATGTGCGTGGGTCGCAAGATCGCCGGCAAGTACCAGGAGTTGTTTTTCGGATAGAGAAGCAGCAGCACGGCGGCTTCGCGAAACTCGCGGGTCGTCGGACCGAAGTGCCGGCCGAAGGAAAGTTGCGGCGAGAAGGGCGTTTGACTCGCGCGGCCCGGCAAGCCGCGGGCGATCTGCTCGGCTAAGTGATCGGCGAGTTGCTCGGCCGACATCGCAAGTGCGGCGGGCATGACGAAGTTGCTGTTACTCATGGCCCCACCTTTGGCAGAGGGGGCACGGCGTACACTTCATAGGCCGGGTTCTGAGCGTGGACGGCGGGATAGACACGCGGAAAATTCAAGCCGCGTTTGGCTCGCGTCCGATCGAGCACGATGTACTTCACATTGTATTTATGCGCGATGGCGAGCAGCCGCGGCTCGATGTGCGCGGCCAAGTCATCTTCGAATGTGGCTCGCGGATAAACCTCATCCATGGCGGCTTTCCACTTTGCGAGGCCCGCGGCGTCTTGCGGCACGTCTTTCCAGTTCACTACTTCAGGCCGCTGGGCATACCACTTAAAGGTCTGCTGCCGCCGCGGCGTGAGGAAACGCGCATCGCTCGGCGTTTCGTACTTGATCCACAAACAAACATCCTGCCAGCGCTCAAATAACTCCGGCAGCAGCATTTCGGCGACCGCCTGTTCGTCTTTGGTCGCGGGAGTCTGCGTTGGTTTCGGCTGCAGGAACGCGGCTGGCACGCGAACTTCATTGCGCTGCTGCACCGTTAGCGCGACATCTGCACCGACAGCAACAATTGCCAGAAAAACCAAGACCCCAAAGACCGCCGGCCGTGACTGTTGGCGGCGAGAGATTTCTTGCGCGAGCGCGATGGCGACACTGGCCGCGAGCATGGTGTCGCTGAGGCGAAACCAATAGTAACGGAGCAACTTTGCGGCCAGCTCGCGCTGATAGAGGAGCGATTGATCGATGATCGCGCCACAGAGTCCCATCAGCACAGCGCCGAGCGTGAAGATGTGGAGCGCTCGGAGTCGCACATCGTGCCGTTGTTGCCAGGCGAGCACGGCCCAGGTGATGAGCAGCACCAAGTGGCGGGCCATGAAAAAATGATCGAAGCGGTGAAAGACCAAATGATGGCCGAGGCGTTCGAAGACGTAGGCGGTGGCTGCTTCGCGAGCGACATCCGATTCGACGCCGCGGTTGAGGAGCACGGCGGGGAGCAGGCCGGGCAATGAGAGAATAAATCCGCCGATCACAGCAGGAGCCATTCGCCACAGACTGGGCGTTTCGGCCTTCGGCTTCAAAAACAATTCGATCAGCCACACGCCGCCGAGGAGCAAGCAGCCCCAACCGCCGATCAGCACGTGAAAGGCCGCAGCCGTTCCCATCAGCAGCCAGGCGGGTGTCCACCGCCGGCGCACGAGGCATTCGAGCGATAGAAAAAAGAATACGTAGGAAAAGCTCTTCGCTTCGATGCCGCCGATGATCCATTCGCCGGCGAGATGAAACCAGCGCGTGAAGATCAACAGCAGGCCGCCGCTGAGAATCGAAAACAAGGGCTTTGGCACGAGGGCCACGCTCAGCCGTTGCCACGACCAGGCGAGGAGCAGCCAAGTCACGCCGCGGCCGATCCAAGCCGTCGCGGTGAGCGAGCAGAATTTCGTCACCCAGCCAAAGCACCAATAAAACGTCAGGTGAGCATCGGCAGATTCCAAAAAGAGATCGCCGCGGCACCAAGCCGGATCCCAATAGTGTTTGGCCTTCGGCAGGTAATGCGATTCGCCAACGCCCGGCGGCGGCGAACCGGCGATCAGAAAAAACAGCAGCAGAATGAAGAGTGTCTCGACGGCGGCCAGCTTCCAGCCGTAACTGCGCACCGCGCCGGAATCGATTACTTCCAGCAGCGGGGGAGAAGGGCGCGAGATCACAGGAATCAGGAGGGTTTTGGGAAACGAGGTGGGAATCGTCAACGACTGTGCGGCGGAATATTTCAAACTAATCCCTCGCCCGGAAAGTCGCCAGTCAGTAGGACGGGCTTCGCAGCACTTCGATCCTCCCATTTTCGCCGGGCGCTGGGAGTTCGCCTTACCGAATGCCCGCGGCGACCGACAGGGGCGGGGTTGCTGACTTGCGAGCAAAGAGTGCTCTCAGCCGCCAGCCGAGCGTAACAGCGGCGGCCGACATGGCGATGGCCGCAATCAGATTCATCCACCAACGCGACTGAGGTGGCGGCACCATTTCGCGATCCGGGAGTTCGGTTTCGACCGCCAATTTTCCGTCCTTCAGCGTAACCGCGTATTGCGTCGTCTTGCCTGATTTACTCTTCTCGACGATCGTGCTGGGAGGATTGATTTTCACGCTGAGGACTCCCTCGGCTTCGTCGGTCAGCCATTTCAGCGAAGGATCTTTCTTGACTCGGCTGGCAAATTCTTCGCGCTTCATCGCGAGGAGTTGAAAATCTGTGATCCGCCGTTCTGACCTCAATTGAAAGGATTCTGAATCCTTAATCTCGACGTATGTGTGCGGGTGAACTGGACCGCCGTGGAAAGTCAGGAACCGCAGGTGGAACACGTACTCCTTGTTCAATTCGTCAACGCCCGTGAATTTGACTGATGGCTGGGTGTAAGTGAAATTGTTCGGGAGGGGGAGATCTGCCCAGGCGATCGGTTGCGAGCAAACAGCCAGTAGGAGTGCGACCAGAAGCGTAAATCGAGAGCGCATAGCGGCTGCCTTCCTAAATGAACTCGCGCGAGGGTGCTATCGATCACTATACCCGTTTGCGACGGTGCGGTGCTGTTGACGTGCTGCCCTGTGACTTAGGGACAAAATGGCCAGCCGTTGTTGCAGTTCCGGCTTTTGTTGGCTGCCTCAGGTGGCAGGCAGAAGACCGGCTAAAGTTGGGACTCCAACATTTCCACTACTAATTCTGTCGCGCTCGTCATTTACCGCCGCTTCACTTACCGGGGGTTTCAGCGGTATACTGCGGAAACGGGCGCGGCGGCATCGATGAGTAGCAGTTTAATCGGGTACTCCCGGCATTTTTCGGGTACTCCCGGTATTTAACGGGTGGGACGAAAGGGAATCGCATGGCAGAAGTTGCCAAGGGGTCGGACAAGCCAATCGACGGAATCAAACTAGCAGAGCCAGCCCATGTGCGCCTGGGAGGCAAAGAATTCGACCTGCCGGTTGTCATCGGGACGGAAAATGAACGGGGCGTCGACGTTTCGAAGCTGCTCGCCTCGACCGGGCACATCACGCTCGACGACGGCTATGCGAACACTGGTTCGTGCACCTCGGCGGTCACGTTTTTGGACGGCGACCGCGGCATTCTGCGGTATCGCGGTTATGCCATCGAAGAACTCGCGCAGGGCTGCGACTTTTTGGAAGTTGCCCACCTGCTGATCTACGGCGAATTGCCCACGCAGGCGGAACTCGAAACGTTCCGAAATTCGATTCGCCGCCACACGATGATTCACGAGGAAATGCGGGCCTTTTACAACGGCTTTCCGCGCGACGCCCACCCGATGGCGATTCTGTCGTCGGTGGTCAGCGCCCTCTCAACCTTTTATCAAGACTCGCTCGATCCAATGGATCCACGGCAAGTCGAAGTTTCGATCCACCGCCTGCTCGCCAAGCTGCCAACGATCGCGGCTTATAGCTATAAGAAATCGGCCGGTCAGCCGTTCATCTATCCGCAAAACGATCTGACCTACTGCCAGAACTTTTTGCAAATGATGTTCGCCGTTCCTTGCGAACCGTATGAGTTCGATGCCGATGCGGTGGCCGCGCTGAATCTGCTCCTCATCGTCCACGCCGATCACGAGCAAAACTGCAGCACCTCGACGGTGCGGATGGTTGGTTCGTCGAATGCCAATCTCTTCGCGTCGATCTCGGCAGGCATCAGTGCGCTGTGGGGTCCGCTGCACGGCGGAGCCAACGAAGCCGTGGTGCAAATGCTCGAAAAGATCATTGCCGACGGCGGCGACGTCGGCAAATCGGTCGCCATGGCGAAGGATAAGAAGAGCAACTTCCGCCTGATGGGTTTTGGCCATCGCGTTTATAAGAACTTCGATCCCCGCTGCAAAATCATCAAGCAAGCCTGCGACAAACTGCTGGCCAAGCTCAAGGTCGACGACCCGCTGTTTCACGTTGCTCAGCAGCTCGAACAAGTGGCCCTTAGCGACGAATACTTCATCGAGCGCAAGCTGTACCCCAACGTCGACTTCTACAGCGGCGTGATCTATCGGGCCCTCGGCATTCCGATGCAGATGTTCACGGTGCTATTCGCCATGGGCCGGTTGCCCGGCTGGATTGCCCACTGGGTGGAAATGCACAAGAGCCCCACGAAGCGGATCTATCGCCCCCGGCAGATCTATACCGGTGCGCCCGAACGCGAGTTTAAGTCGATCGAGAAGCGGTAATCGGGCTTAACCCGTAAATGGCAGCGGGGTATGATGGCTGAGGCGATTTGAGCCGCCAGTCCCTCACCCCTGCCCTCTCCCCGGAGGACCGAGGAGAGGGAGTTCGGAATTTGATTTCCTAATCTCTTCATCTCTAACCTCTAGCCCCTTCCCCGCCATGCCCCTCGTTAAGTTCACCAAAGAGAAGAAAGAAATCGAAGTTCCCGTCGGGGCCAACCTGCGGAACGAAGCCATCAAGGCCGGCATCAACCTGAACCAAGGTTTGAACGGCATTGGCGCTTCGGTCAATCGGTTTATGAACTGCAAAGGGATGGGCATGTGCGGCACCTGCCGCGTGCTGATCACCGCCGGGATCGAAAACACCAACAAGCTGACGATGGCTGAGTGGTTGAAGTTCAAGACGGTTCTTCCCACGCCAGTGCCGGATCCGATCCCCGCCCTCGCTTACATCGGCCACGAAGAAGAAATGCGGCTCGCCTGCTGCACGGTGGTCCAAGGCGATATCACGGTTGAGAGCGGGCCCGAAGTGAATCTGTTCGGCGAGAACTTCTTCAGCTAGGTTCGTTTACGTTTCACGAGACGCGGGGTTAAACTCGCAGCTCGGCCCCTCACCCCAACCCTCTCCCCGGAGTACCGAGGCGAGGGAGTAATACAAACGGTGAGTTGAGTGAAGCAAGTCCTCGCTGTCGTCAAACCGCATCTGGCAGAGCCTGTGATCGAAGCGCTGCTGCGAGCGCCGGTCGAGGCTCTCACCGTTCGCGAAGTCCGCGGCTATGGCCGGCAAAAGGACTATCTGAACCAATACGGCGAGACAGAGTACGCGCTCGCCTTTCTCCCGAAGCTCGAAATCGAAGTTTGGGTCGACGACAGTCGGCTGCAAGAAGTGCTCGAGCTCATTCAGCAAACCGCCAGCACCGGCCGTTTAGGCGACGGCAAGATCATGGTGCTGCCAGTTAAGGCATTTCACCCGCTGGGCTAAAGCGACCTGCGGATAGCATCGATTGCTTCAGCAATCGACGTCGCGCCAGCGAAAAGAGGCACAGCTATATTCGTCAGTGCCGCAAGCGAACCCGGCTTTAATTTCCAGCCTGAAAAGTTCGCCGATGGCGAACGTCGCTCAAGCTGCGACGTTCAACAGGATGCCTCTTGTCGCTGCGCGACATGGATTGCGGGGCGCAATCCATGCTAACTAGTCGACCGGTCCGCGATCACGATAGACCGCTTCCTGCAACCACGTGCTCGCCGCGGTTTGCAATCGCTTGAGATCGGTGAGGAGTTCGGTCCCTTGACGTTCGACCTTCGCACGCTCGTCACCGATCTTGGCTTCGTCGCTGCGAACTCGCGAAGCCTTCTCGGCGAGCAAGTGCAGATTGCGGCGAAAGTCTTCGTGTCGCTGCAGCAGCTTCTGCTCGCATTCGACCATCTGCTGCACGTGCGATAGCAGCTCATTATCGGACTTCGCGATTTCCGTAAAATCGGAATGCAGCCCTTCGAAGAAAGGACTCAACTGCTCGGCTACATCGTCGGCCGTGTCTTGAACCGCATTGATCCAGGCGACTAACTCGCCAGACAACACTGGAGTGAGCAGTGCGGTCTCGAGTTTGTCGACGTGTGATTTCAGATCTACATCGGACTGATGCTTCAAATCTTGCGTCATGTTGCATCTCCCTTCCTGCGAAAAAGCAGCCTGGCAGACATGCAGCCAAGCTGGCTTGGTTGCGGCCAGAACACTCTCCACGCTGCGTGCGAGGTTAGCCTCACACGCGGAGAATGTTGCCGGACGCGAATCGCTGAGGAGGAGTTGCAACTCGTGGGCCATTCCGTGGCGAGTCAGGGAGTGACTCGCCTGCGGTTAGCGACGCAGCGTCTGAATCCCTTGCGAGGCGCTCTCAGCCGTCGGCGCAGGATAGAAGGGCTGTTGCTGGGCATTCGCTGGTCCCAGCTGCTGGGCCGCGGGCCGCGGTTGCTGCGCCGCGTTCACGTGATACGAGAAGAACGACGTGGGCTCGTGCATCTCGGCGTGCCACGGATAGTCGAACACGTTGCGATAGTTGTACGGCCGGCGATAGTAAGTGCCCGAGAACGCCGGATAGCGGTTCATGTGCCGATCGGCGCCGTAGCAACCGTATTTCGGGTTGTAGCAGCTTTGCGGCATCATCCAGTGCGGCTGCTTGTATTTCGAATTGCCGCCGCCGCAGGAATCGCAGCCGCCGCCATGAAAGCCAGCCTGCGCGACTTGCGAATCGATCGCGGGCTGCGCGGCCATCTGCGCGTTCATGTGCGTGGACATCGGATAGCCGTCACCGCCAGCGAGTGCGAGCACGGTCAACAACAAAGCATGCATGGATGAACTCCGCAGCGAGAGTCGAAAGCGGGATCCGGGACGGGACCCGTTGGTTGGCAATAAGCAATACTCAGCACTCATTGCATCGACCCGCGAAGACGGAGTTTCGATTTTCTTTGGCAGGACCTGCGAAAGCGGCAAGGGCTGCAAAGTTTCACAATCTGCCTGCTTTCAGCGGAGATCAGGCCTGTGATAGCACTTGAGGCGTGAACGTTTTCGCCCAAACGTTAAACCTTAAACCTCAAACTTTGAACAAATTGACTCGGCTTTTAACAGCCCGAGACACTCGCGCAGCAACGGTCCGCTAGGCCCATCGGCACAGCCGTTACAACCGGACGCGTTTCACAAGATTTCCCGGCGTTAAGGCTGATTTGCGTTCGGTAAAGTTTGCCATCCGACTAGCGTGGAAGTTAACAGCACTGCGCAACTTTGCAACACTTCGGCGACAGTTTGTCGCAGAGAAATGTGGTTTTGCCGAGCAGTCATGTTGCTGTGACTACACAGTTTGTCAGAAATATTTCCTTGAGTGCAGTGCTCTTCGCGCTGGATTGATGGTGCTCCGATGACGACTTCCGCCTTGATCAGCCTGACTCGTGATCAAAACCTGATTTTCGAATTGCAAGCGCAGCTCGAAGGGAAGTTTCAGGTTTTTCCATGCGACTCGCTCGCCACGCTGCCGTCGACGCTAACGGCTCATCCGGCCGCACCGGTCGTGGTCCACTTGGGCCAAGAGACGCTCGGCGAATATTCGGCAGGACGCTTTGTCGCCGAACTCGACGAAGCCGTCGAGAACTCGCCCGTCTATGGCTTGCTCGCCAAGGACTGCCCGCCGCGCTTACAAAAGCTGGCCGAGAAGTCGATCGATCATTGCGTGGCCATGCCTATCGATTACGAACAGCTCCGCAAACTGCTGGCCAATCGGCAAGACATCGAAGGCGAGCTGCAAGGCTTTTGGAGCCAGATGCCGCACAAGGAACTGCACGGCCGCAGCCGGTCGCTGATCACGTTCACGCCCGAAATGTTCGACACGATGGAAGAGATCAAGGTCGCTGCCCGGCACAACGTGACCGTGCTGCTGATCGGCGAAACCGGTAGCGGCAAGACGTTTCTCGCCAAGCTCATCCACGAACTGAGCGAACGTCGCGAAGATCGCTTCTGCAACGTCGCCTGCGGTGCGTTGCCGCCTGATCTGATCGAAAGCGAACTCTTCGGTTATGTGAAAGGCGCGTTCACCGGCGCCGATCGCGACCGCGAAGGAAAATTCGCCGCCGCCGGCCGCGGCACGCTGTTGCTCGACGAAATTGACGTGCTGCCGATGGAACAGCAAGCCAAGCTGCTCCGCGTGATCGAGACCGGCGAATACGAACCGGTCGGCAGCAACGAAACGCAATACAGCCAGGCTCGCCTCATCGTCGCTTCGAATTACAACCTCGAAGAGCTCGTTCGCAGCGGCAACTTCCGCACGGACTTGTACTATCGCTTGAACATTCTCAACTTCCACTTGCTGCCGCTCCGTCAGCGTCCGTGGGATATCGAGTATCTCATTCGTAAGTTCGCCGTCGATCACAGCCGAACGCACTCGATCCCGCTCCGCTCGATCGATCAAAGCTTTTTCGAAGCCCTCCGCGCTTACAACTGGCCGGGCAATGTCCGCGAAATGGAAAACGTCGTTCGCCGCGCGGTGCTGTATTGCCAACGGGGCGTGCTGACCGTCAACGACCTGCCGACCTCCATTCGCCAGGCCGTGCAAGGTCAGATGCTGCCGCAATATCAGTCGATCAGCCACGAACTGCCGCCGATCGTCGTGCCGGAAGAACGCTATCCGCTGACGAACATCTCGGGCCCGATTCCGGTCGGCATGGGCGTTCGTCCGCGCACGCCAAACGCGCCGCCGCAAATGCATCGGCCTTCGTCGTCGCCAATGCCGCTGCCGCAACAGCCTCACAACATGCCGACCTATGCCGGTTCTTATGCGTCCTCTCAGTCAGCGCACGAACCGCAATCCATGGGCCCCATGATGAGCCCCATGAGCCAAGCTCGCGTCGCTACTTCTGGCAGCGCGTCGCTCGAAGCCCGCGTCGATGTGCTTGAACAACGCATCATCGAAGACGCCCTGCAGCGGAACAACTTCCGCCGCAAGGAAACCGCCGCTGAACTCGGCATCAGCCGCGTAACCCTCTACAACAAGATGAAGAAATTCGGTTTGCTGTAGGCCGTTTCACGCCATCGCGGCGGCGGTTCCCCAGCTTGTGTGCTACTCCGCCATATATTTCCGGCAGCCGGGAATAATTCCCCTGCCGCCGCCGAATTGGTGGTATGGCCACCTCTTCGGCAACCGTGCGTTTCTCTTGGCTGCAATTCTCATTGCGCACGCTGGCTATTGCCCTCACGCTGACGACCGTCGCCTTCGGCTATTGCTGGCAACTGCCGATTGTGGTGACGGCGGTTCCCATTGAATTTGTGCCGGGCAAGAAGCCCCGAGTCATGTGTTTGACGGGCGTAGATCCAAAGATCATCGCCGCCCAGAATCTGCAACCGGCATCTGCCCGCTGTATTGCTCGGCGGAGCGGTTGGTCAGAACATCAGCTGCACGGCCAAGCCGAAATCTACGATCGCACGGGGCCAAAGATCATCGAGGCCCAATACGTGCGTGGGCAACTGGAGGGCCCGTATCGTTCGTGGTTTGTGAACGGTCAACCGCGCGAGATCGGCGAATACCTCGCTGGCAAACAGCACGGCAAATGGCAGCACTTCGATCTCGAGTCGGGCAAGTTAGGGGCGACCTGCTACTACGAGCGCGGTGCGCCAGTCGGCACTTGGACTGACGGCAGCGCCGTGAAAACGACTTATCGCAACGGTTTGCGATGGCAAGAGGAACTGCGACATAGCGCCCACCTGAGGCGGGTTACCGAATACGACGATCAGGAGAAAATCGCCAAAATCACGATTTGGGGTGAAAGCCCGACCGAGCCGATCGGTTTGGATCTATTTCGAGCGGGCCAGCGCCACGGACCCTGGTATCGCAAGGATGCTAATGAGCATCTGCGCGGCCAATGGGTCGATGGGCGAGCCGAGGGAGAGTGGATTCTCGATCGCGGTTACAACAACTTCCACACGCTCAAATTTCGCCACGGAGAATTGCTCGCGCTCGACGGCGAGCCAGTCAACGATCATTTGACGCGGCAGCTCGCCAATCAAGCAGCGCTCGAATCGCGCGCAGGAAAACAATGCAGCGAGCTACTTGAGAAATTGCAGCATGTTATAGGAATCGATCATGCCCCACTGACTCGAGAAGAGATTTTCGGAATCGCTAACGACGGCGCCGACCTGCCGCCGTTGCAAGTCGACCCGCGGTTGATCATTGATCCAGAAGAGCTGAAGCAACTCTGGCAGCGTCATGTTTCACTCCGCTGCGCGCATGGACCGGTATCGGCGGAACTCGTGCTCGCCTTGCAAGGGACCGGCTTGGTTTTGGACTACCGCTTGGAGTGTCTCTGGCTGACGACTCCCGAACTGGCCCGCGCGTGGAAAGATGAAACGGGTGTGCTCGACTGGTACTACTCGCTCTCCGAGAAAAAACAGCAGGAGTACCTCATCGTCCGTTCGTCGTTTACCGACTTCGCTGAATTCATTCGCTACTGGAATTTTGGCGATCCACCGCACCTTGTCGCGCCTAAGAAACTCCCGCCG contains:
- a CDS encoding protein kinase domain-containing protein, with translation MAATTSHPTAAALLAYGQGRLSPGEMSAIETHLAGCDSCCELLAATPDDTLMIRAREAATSGFRAHQKTVPSQPASPREIPQALKDHPRYRVLGLIGAGGMGAVYKAEHRKMERLVALKVINPAFVSSPAALERFEREVKTAAKLSHPNIVAAHDADAAGDLHFLVMEFVEGMSLDRFVASKGPLPPNVAANLICQAANGLQHAHEKGMIHRDIKPQNLMRTRDGSLKILDFGLARLASQALQSSPGVIEELPERPADATRAGSLLGTPDYIAPEQATDAHLADIRADIYSLGCTLYFLLTAEPPFIGGTMLDKLHAHKTCEPTPIRLRRPEIPEELIAVLERMMAKDPADRFARPADLAKALKPIANARPAATAPQNSEVKVAVAPSPTVADATTAPAAEEFSLDLVTTPSLSPSKTLPAPKKKTEDVSPWLWVGAAGTAVLMIATCAWLLLGNNGKQPIAKQNEVPKQEEQQQTKNETTPPKVTKKNQSSTKQSQGNNQKNVVPTPTSPKRVLMLLPQNELYYPDYINTRNNLPRSIQLVTAAEKKEPVGFLRFPGDATPDPITPDLALSDGVKAADYATIIFVGGKAPELCTGSAGRQVRRLLTEFQQQKKPITAICAGQHVPAFHGYFGADRRVAGGPHVNDHPDFARTQATRKGMGVEAEDNIRDRSRLITAATAFDGKDFAWKIAEAINAPYP
- a CDS encoding NUDIX hydrolase, with the translated sequence MSNSNFVMPAALAMSAEQLADHLAEQIARGLPGRASQTPFSPQLSFGRHFGPTTREFREAAVLLLLYPKNNSWYLPAILRPTHMKSHAGQVGLPGGMVEAGESSQQTALREYAEELAPREVSHRVRVVGELSPIYVWVSNVLVRPHLALCFDPPTWQPNPGEVAEVVEVPLTSLFDPAARGTTHIDRHGLAFTAPHFQIANRAIWGATCMMLGELAAVLAR
- a CDS encoding DUF6798 domain-containing protein is translated as MKYSAAQSLTIPTSFPKTLLIPVISRPSPPLLEVIDSGAVRSYGWKLAAVETLFILLLFFLIAGSPPPGVGESHYLPKAKHYWDPAWCRGDLFLESADAHLTFYWCFGWVTKFCSLTATAWIGRGVTWLLLAWSWQRLSVALVPKPLFSILSGGLLLIFTRWFHLAGEWIIGGIEAKSFSYVFFFLSLECLVRRRWTPAWLLMGTAAAFHVLIGGWGCLLLGGVWLIELFLKPKAETPSLWRMAPAVIGGFILSLPGLLPAVLLNRGVESDVAREAATAYVFERLGHHLVFHRFDHFFMARHLVLLITWAVLAWQQRHDVRLRALHIFTLGAVLMGLCGAIIDQSLLYQRELAAKLLRYYWFRLSDTMLAASVAIALAQEISRRQQSRPAVFGVLVFLAIVAVGADVALTVQQRNEVRVPAAFLQPKPTQTPATKDEQAVAEMLLPELFERWQDVCLWIKYETPSDARFLTPRRQQTFKWYAQRPEVVNWKDVPQDAAGLAKWKAAMDEVYPRATFEDDLAAHIEPRLLAIAHKYNVKYIVLDRTRAKRGLNFPRVYPAVHAQNPAYEVYAVPPLPKVGP
- a CDS encoding citrate synthase, whose product is MAEVAKGSDKPIDGIKLAEPAHVRLGGKEFDLPVVIGTENERGVDVSKLLASTGHITLDDGYANTGSCTSAVTFLDGDRGILRYRGYAIEELAQGCDFLEVAHLLIYGELPTQAELETFRNSIRRHTMIHEEMRAFYNGFPRDAHPMAILSSVVSALSTFYQDSLDPMDPRQVEVSIHRLLAKLPTIAAYSYKKSAGQPFIYPQNDLTYCQNFLQMMFAVPCEPYEFDADAVAALNLLLIVHADHEQNCSTSTVRMVGSSNANLFASISAGISALWGPLHGGANEAVVQMLEKIIADGGDVGKSVAMAKDKKSNFRLMGFGHRVYKNFDPRCKIIKQACDKLLAKLKVDDPLFHVAQQLEQVALSDEYFIERKLYPNVDFYSGVIYRALGIPMQMFTVLFAMGRLPGWIAHWVEMHKSPTKRIYRPRQIYTGAPEREFKSIEKR
- a CDS encoding 2Fe-2S iron-sulfur cluster-binding protein; its protein translation is MPLVKFTKEKKEIEVPVGANLRNEAIKAGINLNQGLNGIGASVNRFMNCKGMGMCGTCRVLITAGIENTNKLTMAEWLKFKTVLPTPVPDPIPALAYIGHEEEMRLACCTVVQGDITVESGPEVNLFGENFFS
- a CDS encoding P-II family nitrogen regulator, with the protein product MKQVLAVVKPHLAEPVIEALLRAPVEALTVREVRGYGRQKDYLNQYGETEYALAFLPKLEIEVWVDDSRLQEVLELIQQTASTGRLGDGKIMVLPVKAFHPLG